The DNA window TCGGCTAAAGGGGTTTTCCGCCAGGAGTATTTGGGAAATTAAATGGTCTTCCCAATTTTGACGGCTTGCGGCTAAGGCGTGGAAGTAATTGCCATAGGCTTGCAGACAACTCCTGCCATCGGCATCAGTGTAACGTATTGCTTGCAACAGTTCCAGAAAGGCGATCGCGGCTTCGCTTTGGAGGACAGATTGATAAAGTAAAAGAGATGCTGCTTGACGCTGGAGGAATTGCACCTGGACATAGGACGAAGTACTTGCCGTTGGCATTGCGGGAATATCCATCAATCAACTAGGTGAAATAGCTAAATAGCTATGGTAAATTGTCTGCCGACCTTGGCTGTAAAGTCAAAATCTACATAGGTTTTAACAATGAATTTAGGTATAATTGCTGCTTTTGCCTACGGTATCTTCGCAATTGTTGGTGGAATTATTGGCTACGTGCAAGCGCGTAGTCTGGTTTCACTTCTGAGTGGTGGTGTTAGTGGTTTGTTACTGATTTTATTTGCTTACTGGTACTTGCAAGGACAACCTTGGGGTTTAACTCTAGCTGCTTTTGTCGCTGGGGTTTTGGTGGTTGTGTTTGCTTTGAGGTTTGCCAAGACACGCAAGTTTATGCCTGCGGGACTAATGATTGTTTTAGGGGCGCTGGCACTGGTGTTGATGGTGCATCAGTTGGTGGTTAAATAACATATAGATGAGTCTCCTGTTGTAGTACATTTATATTATTGTATAGCTGTGGCGATCGCTACAAATACTTTGATCAGGAAAAATCTATTTATTTGAATGTCTAAATGCGACGAGACTCAATGTGTACAAGTTTGAGCAACTAAGTCGCACAGAGGTAGAAGCAATGCTAGGAATTACACTCAAGGAAACACGAGTTTACCGAGAAATCAAAGAGGAAGGACTGCAAGAGGGAGAACAAAGAGGAAGAACCGCAGGAGAGCGATCGCTTGTTCTGCGTCAACTAACTCGTCGTGTGGGAGAATTATCTCAAGATGTGCGCGAACAAGTGGAAACTCTCTCCCTAGAACAATTAGAAAACTTGGGCGAAGCATTGTTAGATTTTACCAGTATGGCTGATTTACTCTCTTGGTTAGCAGCCACCTCAAAGTAAAAGTAAGTATTATTAAAAACTTAGCTTGTTGCTGAATGTCATAAATAATGACTAATATTTGACTGGAAAAAAGTCATCATCCTTTTGCCAAAGTATCCGGTTTTGCTGATTCACCAGTGATAAATAAAAATAAGATTGCATGTAATTTTGATATTTTTGGGTACAGTCGAGAGTTTACCCATTCAGCAACCGGGGTTTATGCGTTCATGTTCAAGTAAAAATTCAGCATCCAAGAGTCAGAAGTCAGAAATAATTATTCAGCACAAAATTCTGATTCCTGAATTCTGACTCGTGAATTTTTACATATCACTTTGATAAATTCTGCATATATTATTTTAACGTAATTTCAGGAATAATTAACATCCTGAATCAGTTTGTCATCCTAATTTTTCAGTAATATCCATCTTGAGACAGTTATTTATAGACAAGTCTTAAATTATTGCTGTGGATGGATGAGTTATTCCAGTTATCAGGTTTAGTTACCTCATGATCGTGAGATAACTAAGAAATCATATTTTTGGTGTTACTGAATATTTATGCTGATATTTAAATTAACTCAAAAGTGATATATTCATCAGGTATCAATAAACGCCAAATGCCTGACATAGCAGTATTTGTGACTGATTTATGTATTGTTGTATTTAATGATTTTAACGCTGCTATTAAAAAAAAATAGCAATCAGTAATTTAAATTACTTTTTGTTTTTTTGTTAAATCAGAAAATGTCACTGCAACAAATAAGGCTAGTAATTTCCACAATTGTATATTATGATTTTAAAGATTCGATAGCAAATAATGGTAATTTTTAAAGTAAAAATAAAGTTATTAATGCCATTTTGGCAGTTCTAAATATCAGAAATAAGATATTAGTGGAGAAGAAAGAATAATCGATATTTAGATACTTATAGTTATCTACTTAAATTCCTCAAGTAACAATAATCCTGAAAATAAGTAATTGATTATCTCAGCACTTTTACGAAATAGGAAATCAAATATGTTATTACCATTATCTTCTCAAAATGTTACCCAGTATCTGCACGCAGCAGGCTTGTGTAGCTTAGAAGATGGCGATTTAGACTTATCTCAGTTGCCAGGAAGTAGCAAAAAGAATTTCAATTTACTAGTGACTCTGGGAAATAATCAGCAACTGCTAATTAAACAAGAACAGCACCAGGAAAATGCGGGAAACCTGCATGAATTTTTTAATGAATGGCTGTTTCATCAATTACTCAAGCAGTTTCCAGTATTAGGTAATATTGGAGCGATCGCATCATTAGTAGTACATTACGATGAGGAAAATTCCCTCCTTGTCCGCAATTATTTAAGTGAATATCTGGAATTAGGTGGCTTTTATCAACATCACCATAGCTTTCCGACAGAGATAGCCACTGCTATTGGTACAACCATTGCAGCTTTACATCGCGCGACTTTTCAACGCCGCGAATATCGTGATTTTATGGCTACAGCGCCACAAGGACAGTATCGCTATAACTTTTACAACCCAGCGCAGGGTATAGAATCACTAACACCAGAGATTTTTGGTGCAGTGCCGAAATCAGCATGGCAATTTTATACTGTTTATCAGCGTGATGAGAGTTTAGAATCTGCGATCGCAGATTTAGCTTATGAGTGGAAACCTTGCTGTTTAACTCACAACGATTTGACGTTAAATAATATTTTGCTACATTCCCGTTGGGATAAATTAGATAACTGCTTAGTGCGCCTCATCGACTGGGAAGCCTGCGCTTGGGGAGATCCCGCATTTGATTTAGGTACTTTAATCGCCAGCTATTTAAATATTTGGCTTTCTAGTTTAGTTGTCGATGTCGCACTGGAATTAGAAGAATCCCTACAGTTAGCGATTATCCCACTAGAAGCGATTCAACCTTCATTATTAACTTTAATTCAAGCTTATCTCAATACCTTTCCCGCTATTTTAGAACACCGCCCAGACTTTGTAGAGCGTGTCATCCAGTTTGCCGGGTTAGGACTGATTCACCACATTCAAGCAAAAATTAACTATCAGCAGCAATTTTGTAATACTGATATGTGTACCCTACAAGTAGCACAGAATTTGCTAACCATGCCCGAAAAATCTGTAAACACAGTTTTCGGTGTTACTCAAGCAGAAATTATCCAACCGATGGCTACACAGCACCAGCTTACCCAACCGCAAAAATCACAAAAATTAATTCCCTTATATTACGAAAAAACCCGTTTACGCGGCTGTTAAAAATTTGTCCTTTCTCTTCATCTCCCTTCCCTTGTCTCCCTTATCTACCTACTCCCCACTCAAAATGCTAGACACCTCTACCAACCCTCTGTTAAATTCTCTGTTTGATATTGCGAAAAATATCCAGATAGAATCTAACTTTTCCATTCATCACCCTGAGTATCAAACTTTTGCCTTACCCGCGAAGGTAGCAGAAAGATTTCGGCAAAATTCTGCGGCGTTACAGCAAAAATATCTGACTTTGCTACTGCGTAATTTTCTTTATGGAATTTATTACAACGGTTCTTTGCAAAATGCGTTAGCGGTGAATGCTGATACGCCTCATTGCTTACCACAGCAAAATTTAGCGAACAATTCTCATTTGGGTATTGATTGGGAATTTTACGCCCAACTGCACGCGAATAACCACGGTAAAGGATATTTTGACTCTAGTTGGCAAGTGTTACGTCAGGAACCTGATGGAAGTATGGCGGTAACAAAATCTGGTTTGACATTATATATTGAACCAGATTGTCATCTCAAACCTCACAGCAAATCTGCTAAACCGGGTGAGTCAGTGTCTATTTGGATGCCAAAAAATCATTTGCAAAATGGCTGTTACGTGGCGGTAAGTGATGTAGGACAAGAACAGCAGAGTGTAGATGCAGAATTGGGAATAGGCAGAATTTATTTTAATATTACGGCAGATGGAGCGATCGCACTGATGGATAGTCTGACGCAACACCTCAACCAAGCGTCTCTTCCTTTTACCTTTCAAGTGCTTTACAATCCTAGAGCCTACGGACGCTACGACTCCGGCTTACTGTACTTTGAACGGGAAGACTACCCAGCAATTCACCAAATTCTCCAGGCTGTATATAAAGAACATCAATCGCATTTTCAGCCAGAAATACCTTTATTTACCAAGTTTTTAGCCCCAGGTCTAAGTTTAGCCGAAGAACCAATTCAAAAATTCGCCATTCAAGAAACTTTTGGGATGAACCGTTGCCAAATTGTTGCTCATGCTTTACTAGAAGTATGGCAAAAAGGTAAAGATGCCATAGAAGAAAGAATGAACTCAATTGAAAAACACTTTGCCCTCCACTCAGTTGACTTACAACGCCCTTACTTAAACCCTAGTTCTGAAGATATATATTACCCCTTAACAGTGAGATAATTTGATATGGCAAGTTATTCGCTTGCTACTTTGTTTTTTAATTTTTAATTAGACAAAAATGTCTTTTATTTATAACCGTACTGTGCGCTTTGCAGATACTGATGCGGCGGGTGTAGTTTATTTTGCTAATGTTTTGAGCATTTGTCATGAAGCTTATGAAGCATCTCTCAACGCATCGGGAATGAATCTCAAAGCTTTTTTTACTAAACCTTCAGTGGCTTTTCCAATTGTTCACGCCAATGTCGATTTTTTCCGACCGATGTATTGCGGAGATGAGTTGAATATTAGTTTAATTCCCCAGAAATTAAGTGCTGATAAATTTGAAATTGCTTACGAAATTACAATTGCAGATGTGTTAGTGGCTAAAGCTATCACTCGCCATGTTTGTATTGATGTGAATAGTAGAACTAAGCAAGAATTATCTGCGGAAATTATGCAGTGGTTGGAAACGAACCGCAGAGACGCAGAGGGCGCGGAGAGGAGGAAATCACGGGAGGTAATGTGATAAGTATGTGGACACAATTATTTAGAAGACGCATTTCGACTTCTCCCCAAGGGAGACGCTACGCGAACGCTCAATGCTCGATAAACTGACTAGAAGAGGGTTGAGCGAAGTCGAAACCCTGTCATCTCAAGTTAGTTTTAATTTAGTCCTTCTACTTAGCAATCTAAATGGTTTACAAACATCTCTCTCCCTTATCTATCCCATCCTCCTTGTCTTCCTTGTCTCTGTTACTACAAGTGATTACGGTTTATTCGCTTGCTCAAAATTAGGGTAAACATAATCTTCAAATAATTTACCAATCTTAGGACATCTTTTGGCTGCCTTTGCTACTAATTCTTGGTAATCTTGGCGGACATCAAGATAATAACTTGCTTGGCGTTTGCCAATTTTTGGTAGCCAAGCAGTATGCAAAGTCATCGCAAAATGAAGTGGCTGTTGAGATGGGGGACTGGATAATCTACATACAGGGCCTTTAGATAAATGATTGGCATCAAAAATCCAATATTCATTTTCTTGGCCATGCCAAACTGTGCAGACAATATAACCATCTGTGGGTTTTTCTGCACCACGATATGGCATAAACTGAGGCGAAAGCACTACATATCCTGGTGGTAGTTCGTAGCTATCAACAATTGCTGGTGATTCTGTGGATGAAGCATGAAGTCTAAACAAGTATGCTGGTACGCCACTACGTGCCATGTCTAAGACTTTTTCAAGAGGAATTAAGCGATTTTTGTAATTTTGATACTGAGTGACAACAAATTTGGTCATTAAGTCTTTCCATAGCCCAAAAGAACACCAATAAATATCATCTAGATATTTTAAAGGTTGTCCTTGAGAATCTTGGTCAGGATAAGTATAAAGGTCTGTACCCCAGGTACATTTAGCATCAGAAATAATGTGCGACTGGAGAATATTTCCGCTTTCTCCATGAATTACATAACGTCCCATTCGCCCAAGATCAACTTGACCAGGTACCATTCCACACAAATCTTCTGGTTTATATTGAGGATAAGCAGAAACATCATATTGTCTTACCCATTCCGAGACATCCATACCAGCAATATGCGCGGCATTCAGTGTAATATTTCCTTCAGGATTTTCGTAATCTACTAAAAAATGTGCTGCTTCTAATGGCAAGATAACTTTTTTGACTGTTACTGTTTTAGTATTTGGTTGCAACTGATTCCGTGGCACAATATAAACTGCCGAGTATGGCAAAGGCGGTTCTTCTAATATATCTCTGAGTATGTTTTCCAGGCGTTTATAATGGGGTAAAGGATTATTTAAGACTTGTTCTACCCCCATCGTAAAAGATGTATCCATAATCACGATATAGTCTTTCGTGACCCCGATTTGGTGTATAGTTTGTTCAATTTTTACGGGAGAACTATCAGGTAAAACTAATTGCCACTGTTTTAAAGATGTTGCCCCATCCCAACACATAACAGAAACAAAGTCTTTGATTTTTATTGGTGATTTATTGAACCATTTGAAGTAATTGCCATAAAGATAGCCAAATATTGATAATAAAGATTGAGATACAGCATTTAAACTACTTTTAAGCAGTTTCGGTTGCCACAAGTTACAGATATTATGTAGCCATTGGTCAATCAAGTGAATAACAGCAATTGAGTCTAAAAAATTAAATAATGATCTGCCATAATTAACTGTAAACATCTCTTTGCTATGAGGGTCAAAAGCAGGATGG is part of the Aulosira sp. FACHB-615 genome and encodes:
- a CDS encoding thioesterase family protein; amino-acid sequence: MSFIYNRTVRFADTDAAGVVYFANVLSICHEAYEASLNASGMNLKAFFTKPSVAFPIVHANVDFFRPMYCGDELNISLIPQKLSADKFEIAYEITIADVLVAKAITRHVCIDVNSRTKQELSAEIMQWLETNRRDAEGAERRKSREVM
- a CDS encoding TMEM14 family protein, with the translated sequence MNLGIIAAFAYGIFAIVGGIIGYVQARSLVSLLSGGVSGLLLILFAYWYLQGQPWGLTLAAFVAGVLVVVFALRFAKTRKFMPAGLMIVLGALALVLMVHQLVVK
- a CDS encoding phosphotransferase family protein, whose amino-acid sequence is MLLPLSSQNVTQYLHAAGLCSLEDGDLDLSQLPGSSKKNFNLLVTLGNNQQLLIKQEQHQENAGNLHEFFNEWLFHQLLKQFPVLGNIGAIASLVVHYDEENSLLVRNYLSEYLELGGFYQHHHSFPTEIATAIGTTIAALHRATFQRREYRDFMATAPQGQYRYNFYNPAQGIESLTPEIFGAVPKSAWQFYTVYQRDESLESAIADLAYEWKPCCLTHNDLTLNNILLHSRWDKLDNCLVRLIDWEACAWGDPAFDLGTLIASYLNIWLSSLVVDVALELEESLQLAIIPLEAIQPSLLTLIQAYLNTFPAILEHRPDFVERVIQFAGLGLIHHIQAKINYQQQFCNTDMCTLQVAQNLLTMPEKSVNTVFGVTQAEIIQPMATQHQLTQPQKSQKLIPLYYEKTRLRGC
- a CDS encoding T3SS effector HopA1 family protein: MLDTSTNPLLNSLFDIAKNIQIESNFSIHHPEYQTFALPAKVAERFRQNSAALQQKYLTLLLRNFLYGIYYNGSLQNALAVNADTPHCLPQQNLANNSHLGIDWEFYAQLHANNHGKGYFDSSWQVLRQEPDGSMAVTKSGLTLYIEPDCHLKPHSKSAKPGESVSIWMPKNHLQNGCYVAVSDVGQEQQSVDAELGIGRIYFNITADGAIALMDSLTQHLNQASLPFTFQVLYNPRAYGRYDSGLLYFEREDYPAIHQILQAVYKEHQSHFQPEIPLFTKFLAPGLSLAEEPIQKFAIQETFGMNRCQIVAHALLEVWQKGKDAIEERMNSIEKHFALHSVDLQRPYLNPSSEDIYYPLTVR
- a CDS encoding carotenoid oxygenase family protein, producing the protein MSTSNFQDSPPVPPSIRNANQYEYNQLPLQVLEGTLPTDVQGHVFMVTSIGTVNSGGLPYPDGDSLLCGDGMIYRLDFDTENQVKLTTRIAKPPDYYADKATDSVSQYQKFRFSNHGLTRFSVPLGIRNQLNTAFLPMKFSEDTPARLLVTYDAGRPYEIDTESLDVVTPVGSNQEWQSEVQGYNAPFQPFLSTAHPAFDPHSKEMFTVNYGRSLFNFLDSIAVIHLIDQWLHNICNLWQPKLLKSSLNAVSQSLLSIFGYLYGNYFKWFNKSPIKIKDFVSVMCWDGATSLKQWQLVLPDSSPVKIEQTIHQIGVTKDYIVIMDTSFTMGVEQVLNNPLPHYKRLENILRDILEEPPLPYSAVYIVPRNQLQPNTKTVTVKKVILPLEAAHFLVDYENPEGNITLNAAHIAGMDVSEWVRQYDVSAYPQYKPEDLCGMVPGQVDLGRMGRYVIHGESGNILQSHIISDAKCTWGTDLYTYPDQDSQGQPLKYLDDIYWCSFGLWKDLMTKFVVTQYQNYKNRLIPLEKVLDMARSGVPAYLFRLHASSTESPAIVDSYELPPGYVVLSPQFMPYRGAEKPTDGYIVCTVWHGQENEYWIFDANHLSKGPVCRLSSPPSQQPLHFAMTLHTAWLPKIGKRQASYYLDVRQDYQELVAKAAKRCPKIGKLFEDYVYPNFEQANKP